A single Lolium perenne isolate Kyuss_39 chromosome 6, Kyuss_2.0, whole genome shotgun sequence DNA region contains:
- the LOC139832276 gene encoding uncharacterized protein has protein sequence MCPLRSWRRSKRHLGAALRASLKPTLGCLSCEKLTLHHFAPLIAKVDRYLSGWCALLLSAGGQIVLLNAVLDTLLTFAMGALELPPALLRAIDALRRAFLWNVVDRASGAKCLVAWDAVCRPKREVGLGIKCLATKNECLQLKLVHRLHSTVDAPWPCWAWSPAAGHAVPEHHRKHLTALMPLYRGISTAKVGDGHRTLFWLDTGISGETIGNRWLVLMSHALRGDATVHSVLTVGVRQSLVPPLTDADERQLPALLALVDGVVLADAADWLDASAMSSCARGAAPCHDFVWKNSAPSKVQFFAWLLTKARI, from the coding sequence ATGTGCCCGCTGAGGAGCTGGAGGCGATCCAAGCGGCACTTGGGTGCCGCGTTGAGGGCTTCCCTCAAACCTACCTTGGGCTGCCTGTCTTGCGAGAAGCTCACCTTGCACCACTTTGCCCCTTTGATCGCCAAAGTGGACCGGTATCTGTCAGGGTGGTGTGCCctcctcctctccgccggcgGGCAGATTGTGCTGCTCAACGCGGTGCTCGACACCCTTCTCACCTTCGCTATGGGTGCCCTTGAGCTCCCGCCGGCCCTCCTCCGCGCCATCGACGCGCTGCGCCGGGCCTTCCTTTGGAACGTCGTTGACCGCGCCTCCGGCGCCAAGTGCTTGGTTGCATGGGATGCGGTCTGCCGTCCCAAGCGGGAGGTTGGCCTGGGCATCAAATGCCTCGCAACGAAGAATGAGTGCCTGCAGCTCAAGTTGGTGCATCGCCTCCACTCGACCGTCGACGCCCCGTGGCCTTGTTGGGCATGGAGCCCTGCTGCAGGCCATGCCGTGCCCGAGCACCATCGGAAGCACCTCACTGCACTGATGCCGCTCTACAGGGGCATCTCCACGGCGAAAGTTGGTGACGGCCACCGCACGCTGTTCTGGCTTGACACTGGGATCAGCGGCGAGACCATTGGCAACAGGTGGCTTGTCCTCATGTCGCACGCCCTGCGGGGTGATGCCACTGTTCACTCGGTGCTCACCGTCGGCGTGCGCCAATCCTTGGTGCCGCCTCTCACTGACGCGGACGAGCGGCAACTGCCCGCCCTCCTCGCGCTTGTGGATGGGGTCGTGCTCGCTGATGCCGCAGACTGGCTGGACGCCTCCGCCATGTCAAGCTGCGCTCGTGGGGCGGCTCCCTGTCATGATTTCGTCTGGAAGAACTCAGCTCCCTCGAAAGTGCAATTCTTTGCTTGGTTGCTGACCAAGGCCAGGATCTAG